The following are from one region of the Salminus brasiliensis chromosome 14, fSalBra1.hap2, whole genome shotgun sequence genome:
- the LOC140576571 gene encoding carbohydrate sulfotransferase 11, protein MIKPKVGRMFLATCVGSFFILILYFQTSSRSATEQLFGRTSLPGKSRRTPLQTLYNSDQLDQSAVASVLQGRRELLEEGCRSHIRKRRVLTPEDLRHLIVDDKHGLLYCYVPKVACTNWKRVLMVLTGDGRYHDPLAIPANEAHVPGRLRSLSEYSTAEINRRLRTYLKFIFVREPFERLVSAYRNKFTRNYNTAFHKRYGTKIIRKHRVNPQAEALEKGSDVSFEEFVYYLVDPRTQKEEPFNEHWERVHSLCHPCLIHYDVVGKYETLEQDSQYLLKLAGADQEVQFPTSSKSTRTTGDMAAKFFDNISPFYQKKLYNLYRMDFLLFNYSTPAYLKLR, encoded by the exons ATGATAAAGCCCAAAGTCGGTCGGATGTTTCTGGCCACATGCGTTGGATCCTTCTTCATTCTGATCCTGTATTTCCAGACCAGCTCGAGATCTG CTACAGAGCAGCTTTTTGGAAGAACCAGCCTGCCAGGAAAGTCTAGGAGAACCCCCCTGCAGACGCTCTACAACAGTGATCAG CTGGATCAGTCTGCGGTGGCCTCTGTGCTGCAGGGTCGACGGGAGCTATTGGAGGAGGGTTGTCGCTCACACATCCGTAAGCGACGCGTGTTGACCCCCGAAGACCTACGACACCTCATCGTGGATGACAAGCACGGCCTGCTCTACTGCTACGTACCCAAGGTGGCCTGCACCAATTGGAAGCGGGTGCTGATGGTGTTGACGGGCGACGGGCGCTACCACGATCCACTGGCCATCCCAGCTAACGAGGCGCACGTGCCGGGACGCCTGCGCTCGCTGTCCGAGTACAGCACGGCCGAGATCAACCGGCGGCTGCGCACCTACCTCAAATTCATCTTCGTCCGGGAACCCTTCGAGAGGCTGGTGTCGGCCTACCGGAACAAATTCACCCGCAACTACAACACTGCCTTCCACAAGCGCTACGGGACCAAGATCATCCGCAAGCACCGGGTCAACCCCCAGGCGGAGGCGCTGGAGAAAGGCAGCGACGTTTCGTTCGAGGAGTTTGTGTACTACCTGGTCGACCCGCGGACTCAGAAAGAGGAGCCGTTCAATGAGCACTGGGAGAGGGTTCATTCACTGTGCCACCCCTGCCTTATCCACTACGACGTGGTGGGGAAATACGAAACTCTGGAGCAGGACTCGCAATACCTGCTGAAACTGGCTGGAGCTGACCAGGAGGTCCAGTTCCCGACCTCCTCCAAAAGCACAAGGACCACTGGAGACATGGCGGCCAAGTTCTTCGACAACATCAGCCCCTTCTATCAGAAGAAACTCTACAACCTGTACCGAATGGATTTCCTGCTTTTTAACTACTCCACACCAGCCTACTTGAAGTTGAGATGA